The region CGACGAGAAGCGCTGAAACCCGGGGTCTCGCCCGGCCCTGTTTCGGGCCACGGCCACCCAAAACTGCTACCATCGGGCCATGACCACCCCGATGCGTGCGTTCGTCCTTGCTGCCGCCGCGCTCCTGCCCATGGGAGTCCTTGACCTCGCGCCCGGTGTCTCCTTCGCGCAACGCGCAGAGGCTCAGGAGGACTTCGTCTCCCGCGTCAACAACGAGTACCGCCCCATCTCCGCCACCAGGCGCAGCGACACCATCCTGCTGCCGCTGCTGGCCAAGATGGACAAGGCCCCCGCGGGCGTGAACACGCCCGACAAGGCGGCGCTGATGCCCGCCAACAGCCCCGAGTTCGCGGCGGCCGCCGAGTGGGCCCAGGCCCCCGCCCAGAAGGCCGTGCTTGAGGCCCTGCACAAGGTGGCCAGCGAGGCCGACTGGAAGCAGGCGTACGCCTTCGGACAGCCCTACGGAGCTGACGGCGTCAGCCCCGAGATCATCCGCACCGGCCTGTACACAGAGCTGGGCGACCCGCCCCTGCTGGCCGCGGCCAAGCACATGTACCTGCCCGCCCTGGACGCAATGGCTGCCCTGGCCAACGTCGAGGCGACCCGCCTCACCGCAGAGGGAAAAGCCGCCGACGCGGTGACCCTGATGATCGACCTCGCGTACTTCGGGCGGCAGATGGCCGACCGCCAGTTCTTCGCGGAGGTCGCCTGGGGCTTGGGGCTCATCGCGCACGCCATGGAGCGGGCCCGCGACATCGCCTACACCGACCTGCGCGGCCAGCAGAAGTACGAGGTCACCCAGGTTCCCGACCAGATCAAGCGCCTCACCGAGTCCGAGCAGGGCTACATGAACCTCGAGCGGATCAAGTACCCGGTCGCCAACCGTGTCGCCGCCGAGCAGCTCAATGCTCGTCTGTATGGCGAGCGCGGCGCCATCAACGAGAACGTCTTCGCCGCCACGATGTCGCGCCTGGGTGCGAGCGACTTCCCCCTGCGGCTGTTCTCAGTCGCAGCCCAGTACCAGTCCGCCGCCAAGGCCCAGCTCAACGGCTTTGACGCCGCCGATAGCGTGCGCTCTGTGCACAACGACTTCCAGCGCCGCTGGACCACGCACTACTTCGACCGTCTCCGGGACATCAAGAGTGATTACGAGAAGCTCGACCGGGCCCGCGTCGCAGTGGTCGAGACCACCACGCCCAACATGGCACAGCTGATCGAGATGCGTCAGAAGGCAAAGGTCGAGGCCGCCGGCACCCGCATGTCCCTCGCCCTCGTGGCCTTCGCCGAGCACAACAAGAACCTCCCGCCCACGCTCGCATCGGTCCGCCCCCGCTGGATCGACCGCCTCGAGATCGACTACTACGACGCCGCCGTCGGACGCGGCGGCACGCCCTTCTTCAGCTACTTCATCCCCATGCCCAAGCCCAAGGACCCCCGCGATGTCGCCAAGCCCCACGAGATGCAGGTCTACACCTCCCGCGGCGAAACCAACTTCAAGGTCAACCTCCAGAACGACGTGTGGGTGCTCTTCTCCATCGGCACCGATCAGCGCAGCAACGGCGCCCGCCGCATCCAGAACACCACCGACGTCGTGCAGGGCGCTGACTACCTCATGTGGCCCCCGGTCCTCAGCCTCTACCGCCAGCACCTGATCGATCGGGGCGACCTGAAGGTGACCGAGTAAAAGGGCAAAGGGCAAAGGTTCAAAGGGCCAATCTGCCGACAGCGACAGCCCTCCTCATTTTCACTTTTCGCTTTTTACTTTTCGCTTTCCCCCATGCCCGATCCCATCCACAAGGTCGTCATCATCGGCTCCGGCCCCGCCGGCTGGACCGCCGCCATCTACGCCGCCCGAGCCGCGCTCAACCCCGTCGTCTACATCGGCACCCCCCGCCAGGACCCCGGCCCCGTCCTCCCCGGCGGCCAGCTCATGCTGACCACCGAGGTTGAGAACTACCCCGGTTTCCCCCACGGCGTGATGGGCCCGCAGCTGATGGACCTCTTCCGCGCCCAGGCCGAGCGGCTCAAGACGACCATCATCGAAGACGACATCAAGCGCTGCGACTTCTCCACACGCCCATTCACGCTCTACCCCGAGAGCGGCCCGCCGGTGAAGGCCATGTCCGTGATCATCGCGACCGGCGCCCAGGCCAACTGGCTGGGCCTGGAGAACGAGATGCGGCTGGCCCTCAGCGGCGGCGGCGTGTCCGCGTGCGCTGTCTGCGACGGCGCGCTCCCCATCTTCCGCAACCAGGAGCTCGCGGTGGTGGGGGGCGGCGACACCGCCATGGAAGAGGCAACCTATCTCACCAAGTTCGCCAGCACCGTGCACATCATCCACCGGCGCGACAGCTTCCGCGCCAGCAAGATCATGCAGCAGCGGCTGCTCAGCCGCCCCAACGTCAAGGTCCACTGGAACAAGCAGGTGGCCGACGTCCTGGGCGGCGAAAAGATCGAGGGTGTGCTCCTCCAGGACACCGTCACCGGCGAGAAGACGCAGCTCACGGTGAAGGGTCTCTTCATCGCGATCGGCCACACGCCCGCGACCAGGTTCCTCAAGGACACCGGGCTCGAGTTCACCGACAAGGGCTACATCGACCTCAAGCATCGCGGTAGCCACACCAACATCCCCGGCGTCTTCGCCGCCGGCGACGTCGCCGACGCCGAGTACCGTCAGGCGATCACCGCCGCGGGCATGGGCTGCCAGGCCGCCCTCGACGCCGAGCGCTGGCTCGCCGCGCAGGGCGTTGACTAGCCCGCCGCAACCCCTTGCGTCCCAGCAACTTGCCGATATCCTGCAAGCCGCGTGTCACCCGCGACATGCGCCCCGGGGGCGCCTTCCGCCGCGCCCCATCCGTCCTTCGAGAGAGAGCACACATGAAGACCGCAGCCCTCACCACGGCTATCGCCGCAGCCCTCGCGGCTCCCGCCCTCGCCCAACCCCACCACATGAACGAAATGATGCTCGACTGGCACCTCGCCAGCAACCGCATCCACGTTCACGCCCACGGCGAGCCCATGCCCTGGCACGTGCCGCCGTCAGTGTTCGCCGGCGTCAACGGCTGGGCCGCGGCCGATATCGGCTTCACCTCCGCCGAGACCGCCCACCCGCACCTGGGCACCGACGTCTTCCCCCCGAGCGTTGATATCCGCGCCATCCTCGTCTCCAGCAGCCCCGGCATCCACGTCTTCGGCGCCGGTGGTCCGCTGCCCGTGGGCGGCGAGATTGTCCTCGGCTCCCCGGTCATCCACCACATGCCGGTCTGGAACAT is a window of Phycisphaerales bacterium DNA encoding:
- the trxB gene encoding thioredoxin-disulfide reductase is translated as MPDPIHKVVIIGSGPAGWTAAIYAARAALNPVVYIGTPRQDPGPVLPGGQLMLTTEVENYPGFPHGVMGPQLMDLFRAQAERLKTTIIEDDIKRCDFSTRPFTLYPESGPPVKAMSVIIATGAQANWLGLENEMRLALSGGGVSACAVCDGALPIFRNQELAVVGGGDTAMEEATYLTKFASTVHIIHRRDSFRASKIMQQRLLSRPNVKVHWNKQVADVLGGEKIEGVLLQDTVTGEKTQLTVKGLFIAIGHTPATRFLKDTGLEFTDKGYIDLKHRGSHTNIPGVFAAGDVADAEYRQAITAAGMGCQAALDAERWLAAQGVD
- a CDS encoding PEP-CTERM sorting domain-containing protein (PEP-CTERM proteins occur, often in large numbers, in the proteomes of bacteria that also encode an exosortase, a predicted intramembrane cysteine proteinase. The presence of a PEP-CTERM domain at a protein's C-terminus predicts cleavage within the sorting domain, followed by covalent anchoring to some some component of the (usually Gram-negative) cell surface. Many PEP-CTERM proteins exhibit an unusual sequence composition that includes large numbers of potential glycosylation sites. Expression of one such protein has been shown restore the ability of a bacterium to form floc, a type of biofilm.); this translates as MKTAALTTAIAAALAAPALAQPHHMNEMMLDWHLASNRIHVHAHGEPMPWHVPPSVFAGVNGWAAADIGFTSAETAHPHLGTDVFPPSVDIRAILVSSSPGIHVFGAGGPLPVGGEIVLGSPVIHHMPVWNITSTTPGEIKTMTWRFRDASGFLADSAPFTISLTAVPAPSAALMLTAGLAGLATRRRR